The genomic interval attagttaaaaaaaaaaaaaagtagtgagaatggtgtctgaattacttttaaaatccagggcactatatagtgcagggctatatagttttttattagttagggattagagctggaattcagacatagacaatattttccataactctccatttggagggctaaatgtaggggtagggagggGTTGGAATAATTCGGATTTGGCCCAACAATCTTATCCAATTCAGAGTTGAGTTTCTGATGAATAAAATTCTGAAAACctataaaaatagatcaaaagatgatcggagggACTTTGACAGGAATAtctgtttttcaaaagaaattaaactttatttacattgaCCTGTAACTATGCAAAAAGCTCCAATTCTGTCAACTTTTGCAGCTACCCGTTACCCAGGGGGCCGTTGGTGTGCCGACTACCAGTTCCAGTGCGCCAACCGGCTGTGTGTGAGCCAGGGATGGGTTTGTGACGGCGTTGACGACTGTGGGGACGACTCTGATGAACAACTCAGCCTAtgctgtgagaaaaaaatgctttcttctttttaccctatttcaaatatttctcaTGTAAATTACAtgtgtatttctaaaaattcccagtgcaaacatttattttatacgCTTGATTGTTTCATGAGAAGGAGCATTCTCTGATCTTACATCTGCATGTGTTTCATTAGTGAACATCACCTGTGAGATGCCGACCAGGTTCCGCTGTGCTAACGGCTACTGTATCTACGCTGGCCTGCTGTGTAATTTGATGGATGACTGTGGAGACGGCAGCGACGAAAAAGAAGATCTATGTAAGAAATCTACATTTAACCCATAACTGCACGGTTTGTTAGCACCTTCAAAAACAGGGAAAGTGGACAGAGGTTACAAAGTCCCcactaaaaaaatactaaaaaacatgcttttgatGCATCAGGAAAAATCCTTTGCAATAAAAAGCCACATACAGACTTTTAATAAGCTCAGATGAACCAGATGTTTTACTCCTGATGAGTTTCTGGAATCTGCATtattgttttcaaatatttctgagGTTATTGAATGAGGCTGAAATGGAAAATGACATTACTGACAGGTCAAAAGGCCTCAAACATACAACTGATAAGAAAATAGTCTTCAATGGAAATGTTGCACAATCAGCTTAAGCATCAATCAAATTATTCAAAGAGATTACATAGTTTTGTACAGTATGGCATTTGGCTAATTCACTTCAgtccttttgattttttttgcacaaacagtTGACAAATGAGCCCATACATTCATCCAGAAAAGCTTATTACAAGAGCATTAGATATTTGTTTGTGCcttctatttttctataaacaaAAATTCTAACAGTTTTCCATATATGAGTTTATATCTGCACGTTTTTCAGGCCGTGATCCCACCCGTCCCCCCTGCACCCTGGAAGAGCTTAAATGCACAAACGGATATTGTGTTCCCCTGCCGTACGTCTGTGACCACAATGACAACTGTGGGGACCTGACAGACGAAATGGGCTGCAGTGAGTATCACACCAACAAATGAGACAACTTAGATGTTCTTGTGTGATACGATTCTAATATTTATCAGGATTTGATGTTGAAGACCCACttagataaaaatattatttttaacgtgtttttgtggcatttttctaatgatggaggacatatatcaagaaaatttaacctaaaaatgcatttctgagtatttctttatttaatttgctgtgaattgtaaaaaaatgcatttttgttttcatgggtaaCACTAGGTTgggtgtgtgaggggctgtaagctagcaggggatCATATAAACagtgagctctcagcaatgggggaggggaagaggggcggggttgctacGTTCcagtggtcccgcccacaactcagtggcAAGTTTCTAATGAATTTCTGCTACTCTGTAGAAACTTTCTCAGaaaacgacttttttttttgggataaaaatgaaataatcatcattaaaagaccactggaaacacttttaaaatcgCTTAAAAGACAATCAGAGTgggacattttttatgtttttatgcagCTGgttctagtttttcttttatgcaattgttgcaccaaaaaaaaatctataatatAGCCATTTTTACTCAATTATTTTGgcctaaaaacaagcaaaaaaactcagtaaaaatgcttttgcTGCTCATGTACATATGCACcagttaataaataaactacaacCATGATTCTACTCTGATAACCATAAAAAGANNNNNNNNNNNNNNNNNNNNNNNNNNNNNNNNNNNNNNNNNNNNNNNNNNNNNNNNNNNNNNNNNNNNNNNNNNNNNNNNNNNNNNNNNNNNNNNNNNNNNNNNNNNNNNNNNNNNNNNNNNNNNNNNNNNNNNNNNNNNNNNNNNNNNNNNNNNNNNNNNNNNNNNNNNNNNNNNNNNNNNNNNNNNNNNNNNNNNNNNNNNNNNNNNNNNNNNNNNNNNNNNNNNNNNNNNNNNNNNNNNNNNNNNNNNNNNNNNNNNNNNNNNNNNNNNNNNNNNNNNNNNNNNNNNNNNNNNNNNNNNNNNNNNNNNNNNNNNNNNNNNNNNNNNNNNNNNNNNNNNNNNNNNNNNNNNNNNNNNNNNNNNNNNNNNNNNNNNNNNNNNNNNNNNNNNNNNNNNNNNNNNNNNNNNNNNNNNNNNNNNNNNNNNNNNNNNNNNNNNNNNNNNNNNNNNNNNNNNNNNNNNNNNNNNNNNNNNNNNNNNNNNNNNNNNNNNNNNNNNNNNNNNNNNNNNNNNNNNNNNNNNNNNNNNNNNNNNNNNNNNNNNNNNNNNNNNNNNNNNNNNNNNNNNNNNNNNNNNNNNNNNNNNNNNNNNNNNNNNNNNNNNNNNNNNNNNNNNNNNNNNNNNNNNNNNNNNNNNNNNNNNNNNNNNNNNNNNNNNNNNNNNNNNNNNNNNNNNNNNNNNNNNNNNNNNNNNNNNNNNNNNNNNNNNNNNNNNNNNNNNNNNNNNNNNNNNNNNNNNNNNNNNNNNNNNNNNNNNNNNNNNNNNNNNNNNNNNNNNNNNNNNNNNNNNNNNNNNNNNNNNNNNNNNNNNNNNNNNNNNNNNNNNNNNNNNNNNNNNNNNNNNNNNNNNNNNNNNNNNNNNNNNNNNNNNNNNNNNNNNNNNNNNNNNNNNNNNNNNNNNNNNNNNNNNNNNNNNNNNNNNNNNNNNNNNNNNNNNNNNNNNNNNNNNNNNNNNNNNNNNNNNNNNNNNNNNNNNNNNNNNNNNNNNNNNNNNNNNNNNNNNNNNNNNNNNNNNNNNNNNNNNNNNNNNNNNNNNNNNNNNNNNNNNNNNNNNNNNNNNNNNNNNNNNNNNNNNNNNNNNNNNNNNNNNNNNNNNNNNNNNNNNNNNNNNNNNNNNNNNNNNNNNNNNNNNNNNNNNNNNNNNNNNNNNNNNNNNNNNNNNNNNNNNNNNNNNNNNNNNNNNNNNNNNNNNNNNNNNNNNNNNNNNNNNNNNNNNNNNNNNNNNNNNNNNNNNNNNNNNNNNNNNNNNNNNNNNNNNNNNNNNNNNNNNNNNNNNNNNNNNNNNNNNNNNNNNNNNNNNNNNNNNNNNNNNNNNNNNNNNNNNNNNNNNNNNNNNNNNNNNNNNNNNNNNNNNNNNNNNNNNNNNNNNNNNNNNNNNNNNNNNNNNNNNNNNNNNNNNNNNNNNNNNNNNNNNNNNNNNNNNNNNNNNNNNNNNNNNNNNNNNNNNNNNNNNNNNNNNNNNNNNNNNNNNNNNNNNNNNNNNNNNNNNNNNNNNNNNNNNNNNNNNNNNNNNNNNNNNNNNNNNNNNNNNNNNNNNNNNNNNNNNNNNNNNNNNNNNNNNNNNNNNNNNNNNNNNNNNNNNNNNNNNNNNNNNNNNNNNNNNNNNNNNNNNNNNNNNNNNNNNNNNNNNNNNNNNNNNNNNNNNNNNNNNNNNNNNNNNNNNNNNNNNNNNNNNNNNNNNNNNNNNNNNNNNNNNNNNNNNNNNNNNNNNNNNNNNNNNNNNNNNNNNNNNNNNNNNNNNNNNNNNNNNNNNNNNNNNNNNNNNNNNNNNNNNNNNNNNNNNNNNNNNNNNNNNNNNNNNNNNNNNNNNNNNNNNNNNNNNNNNNNNNNNNNNNNNNNNNNNNNNNNNNNNNNNNNNNNNNNNNNNNNNNNNNNNNNNNNNNNNNNNNNNNNNNNNNNNNNNNNNNNNNNNNNNNNNNNNNNNNNNNNNNNNNNNNNNNNNNNNNNNNNNNNNNNNNNNNNNNNNNNNNNNNNNNNNNNNNNNNNNNNNNNNNNNNNNNNNNNNNNNNNNNNNNNNNNNNNNNNNNNNNNNNNNNNNNNNNNNNNNNNNNNNNNNNNNNNNNNNNNNNNNNNNNNNNNNNNNNNNNNNNNNNNNNNNNNNNNNNNNNNNNNNNNNNNNNNNNNNNNNNNNNNNNNNNNNNNNNNNNNNNNNNNNNNNNNNNNNNNNNNNNNNNNNNNNNNNNNNNNNNNNNNNNNNNNNNNNNNNNNNNNNNNNNNNNNNNNNNNNNNNNNNNNNNNNNNNNNNNNNNNNNNNNNNNNNNNNNNNNNNNNNNNNNNNNNNNNNNNNNNNNNNNNNNNNNNNNNNNNNNNNNNNNNNNNNNNNNNNNNNNNNNNNNNNNNNNNNNNNNNNNNNNNNNNNNNNNNNNNNNNNNNNNNNNNNNNNNNNNNNNNNNNNNNNNNNNNNNNNNNNNNNNNNNNNNNNNNNNNNNNNNNNNNNNNNNNNNNNNNNNNNNNNNNNNNNNNNNNNNNNNNNNNNNNNNNNNNNNNNNNNNNNNNNNNNNNNNNNNNNNNNNNNNNNNNNNNNNNNNNNNNNNNNNNNNNNNNNNNNNNNNNNNNNNNNNNNNNNNNNNNNNNNNNNNNNNNNNNNNNNNNNNNNNNNNNNNNNNNNNNNNNNNNNNNNNNNNNNNNNNNNNNNNNNNNNNNNNNNNNNNNNNNNNNNNNNNNNNNNNNNNNNNNNNNNNNNNNNNNNNNNNNNNNNNNNNNNNNNNNNNNNNNNNNNNNNNNNNNNNNNNNNNNNNNNNNNNNNNNNNNNNNNNNNNNNNNNNNNNNNNNNNNNNNNNNNNNNNNNNNNNNNNNNNNNNNNNNNNNNNNNNNNNNNNNNNNNNNNNNNNNNNNNNNNNNNNNNNNNNNNNNNNNNNNNNNNNNNNNNNNNNNNNNNNNNNNNNNNNNNNNNNNNNNNNNNNNNNNNNNNNNNNNNNNNNNNNNNNNNNNNNNNNNNNNNNNNNNNNNNNNNNNNNNNNNNNNNNNNNNNNNNNNNNNNNNNNNNNNNNNNNNNNNNNNNNNNNNNNNNNNNNNNNNNNNNNNNNNNNNNNNNNNNNNNNNNNNNNNNNNNNNNNNNNNNNNNNNNNNNNNNNNNNNNNNNNNNNNNNNNNNNNNNNNNNNNNNNNNNNNNNNNNNNNNNNNNNNNNNNNNNNNNNNNNNNNNNNNNNNNNNNNNNNNNNNNNNNNNNNNNNNNNNNNNNNNNNNNNNNNNNNNNNNNNNNNNNNNNNNNNNNNNNNNNNNNNNNNNNNNNNNNNNNNNNNNNNNNNNNNNNNNNNNNNNNNNNNNNNNNNNNNNNNNNNNNNNNNNNNNNNNNNNNNNNNNNNNNNNNNNNNNNNNNNNNNNNNNNNNNNNNNNNNNNNNNNNNNNNNNNNNNNNNNNNNNNNNNNNNNNNNNNNNNNNNNNNNNNNNNNNNNNNNNNNNNNNNNNNNNNNNNNNNNNNNNNNNNNNNNNNNNNNNNNNNNNNNNNNNNNNNNNNNNNNNNNNNNNNNNNNNNNNNNNNNNNNNNNNNNNNNNNNNNNNNNNNNNNNNNNNNNNNNNNNNNNNNNNNNNNNNNNNNNNNNNNNNNNNNNNNNNNNNNNNNNNNNNNNNNNNNNNNNNNNNNNNNNNNNNNNNNNNNNNNNNNNNNNNNNNNNNNNNNNNNNNNNNNNNNNNNNNNNNNNNNNNNNNNNNNNNNNNNNNNNNNNNNNNNNNNNNNNNNNNNNNNNNNNNNNNNNNNNNNNNNNNNNNNNNNNNNNNNNNNNNNNNNNNNNNNNNNNNNNNNNNNNNNNNNNNNNNNNNNNNNNNNNNNNNNNNNNNNNNNNNNNNNNNNNNNNNNNNNNNNNNNNNNNNNNNNNNNNNNNNNNNNNNNNNNNNNNNNNNNNNNNNNNNNNNNNNNNNNNNNNNNNNNNNNNNNNNNNNNNNNNNNNNNNNNNNNNNNNNNNNNNNNNNNNNNNNNNNNNNNNNNNNNNNNNNNNNNNNNNNNNNNNNNNNNNNNNNNNNNNNNNNNNNNNNNNNNNNNNNNNNNNNNNNNNNNNNNNNNNNNNNNNNNNNNNNNNNNNNNNN from Oryzias melastigma strain HK-1 unplaced genomic scaffold, ASM292280v2 sc03456, whole genome shotgun sequence carries:
- the LOC112141522 gene encoding low-density lipoprotein receptor-related protein 2, producing MQKAPILSTFAATRYPGGRWCADYQFQCANRLCVSQGWVCDGVDDCGDDSDEQLSLCLNITCEMPTRFRCANGYCIYAGLLCNLMDDCGDGSDEKEDLCRDPTRPPCTLEELKCTNGYCVPLPYVCDHNDNCGDLTDEMGCSEYHTNK